In one window of Candidatus Sulfuricurvum sp. RIFRC-1 DNA:
- a CDS encoding Spx/MgsR family RNA polymerase-binding regulatory protein, with protein sequence MTHIYGIKSCGSVQKALKFLDTHAIAYTFHDFKTTPVSHEKIESWSAQAPISTLLNTKGTTYRTLGLKEYNLDDNGKIEWMSNHNLLIKRPVIEFKDKLIVGFDPSQYEGILLS encoded by the coding sequence ATGACACATATCTACGGAATTAAAAGTTGCGGAAGTGTCCAAAAAGCGCTTAAGTTTTTGGATACTCACGCCATCGCTTATACCTTTCACGATTTTAAAACTACTCCCGTTTCTCATGAAAAAATTGAGTCATGGTCTGCTCAAGCTCCGATTTCTACCCTTTTAAATACCAAAGGGACCACCTATCGAACCTTGGGTCTAAAAGAGTATAATTTGGATGACAACGGAAAAATAGAGTGGATGAGCAACCACAATCTCCTCATAAAACGTCCGGTTATTGAATTTAAAGATAAACTCATCGTCGGCTTTGATCCATCTCAATACGAAGGAATATTACTCTCATGA
- the gatC gene encoding Asp-tRNA(Asn)/Glu-tRNA(Gln) amidotransferase subunit GatC, with product MQIDEKLLQRLEKLSYLQIPQEHREEMIAQLSEIVSFVDNLSELPTDGVEATFAMSENSTLLREDIGNVNGAINDDILAHAPHSQDHFFIVPKIIE from the coding sequence ATGCAAATTGATGAAAAACTCTTACAACGTTTAGAAAAACTCTCTTACTTACAAATCCCGCAAGAACATCGTGAGGAGATGATAGCGCAACTCAGTGAAATCGTCTCTTTTGTCGATAACCTCTCTGAGCTTCCTACCGATGGAGTAGAAGCGACATTTGCGATGTCAGAAAATTCAACCCTGCTTCGTGAAGACATCGGCAATGTAAATGGAGCGATCAATGATGATATTTTGGCCCATGCACCTCATTCTCAAGATCACTTTTTTATCGTTCCGAAAATCATTGAGTAG